TTCCCCTCTCTTTGTGTGAAGAAAATCCTTGAAGGAGAAGACGATGTTCTGATCTCGTATGCAACTTTGGCACAAAAGCGATATCCGTCATGCACAACCTTTTACTggcaaattgaaaatttatgttttagaattttgaatgaatgaatgaagtaCATAAATCTCACTCGAGAACAACCGAAATATGGTTGGCTGCCTTATTTAAATGCTCAGATAAAACTGCACAATGACATTGCAGGTGTGAAATGGTATGGTATCGaaaaacatactgataaagGCAACGTCAGCTCATCCAATTGgcatgaaaaaaacaattgtccgaaatatggtcaaaacagcaacgGTAATGTGCACAGGTGATAGAGGACATGAGGAATCACTAGAACTAGCCATAAGCATAGGTATTTCAAACGGTTACACGAGATCgaaatctaacacccaatCTCGAACTACAAACAAGGCAATGCGGATCCCACGTAAAGGTAAAATTCCTCTGTGCATACCCTTCTTTtctgactccttaactgcCGCTATACCccggactcttttgcgagcacagtTGCAAGATTATGTTGTattggtgaacatcccgaacAACAGCATCAAAcgacagttagttcgcaatacattctacgataggcaatgtGTGTCAGAGTATTGCATTGTTTGTCCATTTACTAAGACTGGTGATTGCACGAAAATCGGAGTTATACAAATTACTAAATAGATTGCCTAACGTACAACGCCATTTATAtaggagaaaatgaaagaatgttGAACCTGCGTTTTAAGGAACGTTTGGCTAGTATAAGGCGTGGaagttcgatgacaccgttagggcgccacaaaaatgagaagcatGATGGAAACGAGTTTGAAATGAAGTGTACGATAACAGCGCACAAAAACGAAATATTTGCtcggaaggcattggaagcattctggatttccgttaGGAATCCAgccataaataacaaaaacgaGTGTTTTCAGTTACCAATTACcatgccgttcgtaacactctgtgagctataagattgtcctACATGCAATTCCTTAACGTAATCCAGACATTAGAACTtgaggatactgcacagtgcgtagatctcattcgccctggtgacaatctttaagaacacCGCGATGGTTCTCTGGCCcagtgagactggtcagtttgctTTCCTTTTGGAGGTCTTGCGTGCTGCACTCGcttagaacaatatcgaggctaGAAAAGGAGataggaggagtttgatgggatatgcatgaaATCGaaaacctcgaaccatttccaGGCGGTTTATAAatacgagtttgtcgaaacgtcagggcaataataaagtttcacctaaacctcgttggcataacaagaaaacataaatatacttCCTAATgctgaggtttcaagaagagaagacTTGGAGCGAGTTTTTATTGACTAAAACAAGTTTTTAGTCAATCATATATTTCCCATTTGTATTGGTGATCTCCAGCCATCTCTCAGGCTGTTTGATGATTTAACTTCTTAATGACTCCAGGGAACtccaaattaaaaaatttagttACCTTGATGTTGAATTGGTGTAGGGTCTCGATTGCACATTTCTGTAGTACTGCATCTGCACTTTCTGCCGTACTATGCCAACGCGCTCAAAGTACTTTCAGTTTTCAGAAATTCGACGCAAAGCCTCTAGAAATCCCACGAGTTGAGAGTTTCTAGCAACTCCAAGAATTCGAAACAATGATACCAACGGGTGTAACGACACCATGGTTTCTGATTCATTTAAAAGTTATTCTAGTTCAAATAAGAAGAGTCTCTAATTCCGTTATTTTCAGGATACAAGATTGGGTTTATCTATTTCTGGCATTGAGGATGTCCAAATTCAAATTCTGCAGTCGTTCAGAAAATTAGATCAAAATGATCATTCTTCAGTCCGAAAGATTTTaaagagtgttttttttcagagtcgATACGACGAGCGTTCATATTCATGATGTTTGGGGGGATATTGGACGTCCTCGGTCTTTTTATCTCTACTACGTGCTGTTTCCTACCAAGGCCGTATGCTTCCTTATTTGCGTCCACCGTTGTCCACATAAACGCAGGTAAGAGTGCCCATGTACACCTCCAAAATCattaaaagagagaagagatgAGGGTTCCTATAACTACTTCAAaaggtgcaagatgttgatgatTTTCACGTGTCATTTGTCAGTATaccacatctttttttgtaagtttGTTTGCTATGGCATATGTGTACCATAGTGGCATCTACAACTTGATAAAAGTAGCCGAGCAGTCGGCGACTGCATGCGCAGTCCGATTTCTACCTGCTCGCGGTGACCCCCCTCACACCGAGTTATAATTACTATTTTGCGAGAGCAGTTACAAAACGTACATAAGTGGCACTGAAAAAGAGTGcaggattttgaaaaaaatcagttacGGATGTAAAATATGCTGTTTGTTTAACGAAATTGTGGGAAATTCCCACAGGAATATCGAGGTAGAGTCAAATGCCAGTACTAGAACAAACATGCAAAAGTCAGATGTCCGAGCAGATGTATAAAATActaaaggattttttgaatatatgtataaattCAGGAATTCGTTGTTTCCTGATATATGCGGACTTGAAAATGGTCGAATGGTCAAAAATTCCGACTTTTGCAATTGCGCTTAacctcatttcgttttgacatgACTATATATTCGAATTCAATCTCCTTCAAATTGCAGCAGTCAAGTGTTGTCGGGTGAAAACGGTATAGATGGTATAGCTGGGTAGGCAACTACGTTGGATGCAGTGCGATTAGCATCAAAAGGGAACCCTTGccagcaccactcatcgctgctgTTCACGGCGGTCACAGTCTATCTCAACCGCTGGCTCCACTGTGCCGCTTCGATTACAGAAGCTTTCGCAATTGCAGCTAATCCCATTTCGTATTGACATGACATATTGACATATCGAatagaataaaggataaagtttctggcgttaatcaatccgcttgggatgcgcccccacgttcacttcaattcagaatcgtttgaggtttacgaacgtgtatctggcctatacaatgacttgcggtggctagccgatgtgtcaagtcagtgcttttatcctcccagacaagtctggtaccaatttatcgaccccggagggatgaaaggcttgatgaggctagggcggattcgaacctccgatcgattgtgcaggaagcggaacctctaaccgctacactacacccgcccctacaTATCGAATATTGAACTCAAATTACAGTTAGAGCACAAATGTCAGTGTGTCTGAATACAGGGTTTGAATGTTGTCAACTTCGAACAGCACATGGGGGTAAAATCTAGTTTGAAATTCGTGCCAACTTTTACTTCGCGAATAGAAGTTATTCAGTCAGCACCACCAAAAAAGTAATCATGGGAGCAAGTCTGAAGCTCAACCAGAAAGCACCTGTTTTATTGCTTTACTTCCTCAAGTTTTATTATCTCATCCAACTAAGAACACCATGCGCGCCTTCGGTGGGAGGTTGACTTGCTGGTGCCAGAAAACAGTGACATGTTGTTACCGGACCTCGCAGCTTCGAATTTGTGTGCCAGAAAGAAAGAGTAGAAACATGTGGAGAAACAAGTCGCACGATGTCGATGTGGTGTGTCGACGTCAGAATGTAGTAGAAAGGAGATGTAATTCGAAGCACATTTgacaagaaataaatgagatgTTATGAGTAGTTACTGGTTGTGGTCGGTGCCTGCGTAGCTTTTCCTCCTAATGTATGCCTATTACGTTATTTTCATCATTCCAAAACCATTTTCTAGAAATCAGACATACCCGTGCAAACAGCTGTTTAAATGTAAGTAACAGCTTACTTAATCTGATGTATCATCTTATCTTTGTCAATTAAATGATGTTCACGTCATTCTGTGTTAGCATATCATTTTAGGTTGAATGCTGAACTTAAGAAGTGGATTTTGTCAAATGTTTGGAATCATTTATGCAAATTGTAATGATACGCAAGGAATAGAGATGCAAATTTACTTCAGTTTTTTCGAAATGTACTGCTGAAATTTTTGGTACCAAATGTGAACGGGGACTGCGAAATTTCTCAACAATGTGTTTACACTCCTTaacaaaacggaaaaaattgttattaGTAACAGCCCGTATACACGTCTGATTGCTGCCTGCTCGTGATGGCCCTACTTTAACTAAACGCGATCAGgtgttcgagtgtacgcattggaaACGTACAAGCtatatacttacttagatacttagatggcccgtcttcactggacgtgcgatccccagcatctcttccactcgtttcgttccctcgccattgtcatccaagatgttctcaagcttcgtgagtgacgttgacgaggtccttgagccgtatccaactgagctctcagctggtccatccgtgtaacgaacacgtcaccccatctcgttggcggtctccctcgggggcgtttagcgtcccttgggatccactctagcgctcttttagtccatctatcgtcgattcttctcatgatgtgaccggcccatctatgttctgctttcgatacatattccgctgggtcgcgaagacgggacattcc
This is a stretch of genomic DNA from Necator americanus strain Aroian chromosome II, whole genome shotgun sequence. It encodes these proteins:
- a CDS encoding hypothetical protein (NECATOR_CHRII.G6672.T1); translation: MNMENDLKEELNRRMRAAWVAFAAVREATDQLTEEDLRAHLFDSTVLPALCYAAETWVDTAATARKLLTTHRALERCLLKFNRRTQHLAGLRSSDLRGMSRLRDPAEYVSKAEHRWAGHIMRRIDDRWTKRALEWIPRDAKRPRGRPPTRWGDVFVTRMDQLRAQLDTAQGPRQRHSRSLRTSWMTMARERNEWKRCWGSHVQ